In a genomic window of Primulina huaijiensis isolate GDHJ02 chromosome 10, ASM1229523v2, whole genome shotgun sequence:
- the LOC140985938 gene encoding uncharacterized protein — protein MPTIIVVHFDDKWEVSKAMVYKWNPGPNAKFVVILVDDDTCYFENLKSELYRAGKVDDTANLRLSYLLESSCNIQPIYIAYDHDLKAYLYFDCPKSRSVLQVEMEHVNDASFDVSDNVHRVGIDEYNINFNEYRSFDDYFDLKIVSLDRNNTSEFFDEAHNVDVIYVDRSNTTELYNEARDVNVINGVEVKANVVASNETNVVAYVNIINDTFSFTDGSNLFVGQEFPNGDAVKKESSRISLEACFEFETVKSSQKMYAVKCIVSGCKWRIWTSKIKNDSQAFSVRTYCNTHTCGLTGRRTRICGASSAVVRDMLVDNF, from the coding sequence ATGCCTACAATTATCGTTGTTCATTTCGATGATAAATGGGAAGTGAGTAAAGCGATGGTATATAAATGGAATCCAGGGCcgaatgcaaagtttgttgtTATTCTAGTAGATGATGATActtgttatttcgaaaatttaaaaagtgaaCTATATAGAGCTGGGAAAGTAGATGATACTGCCAACTTGAGGTTGAGTTATCTTCTAGAATCGTCGTGCAACATTCAACCGATTTATATAGCGTATGACCATGATTTGAAAGCATATTTGTATTTTGATTGTCCGAAAAGCAGGTCAGTGCTTCAAGTTGAAATGGAACATGTTAATGATGCTTCTTTTGATGTTTCCGATAATGTGCACAGAGTTGGTATTGATGAATACAATATTAATTTTAACGAATACAGATcttttgatgattattttgaCTTGAAAATTGTTTCTTTGGATCGTAATAATACCAGTGAGTTTTTCGACGAAGCACATAATGTGGATGTCATCTATGTGGATCGTAGTAACACGACTGAGTTATATAATGAAGCACGTGATGTGAATGTCATCAATGGCGTTGAGGTCAAGGCAAATGTGGTTGCAAGTAATGAGACAAATGTGGTTGCATATGTGAATATTATTAATGACACATTTTCATTCACAGATGGTTCAAACTTGTTTGTTGGTCAAGAATTTCCAAACGGAGATGCGGTGAAAAAGGAGTCAAGTAGAATCAGTTTGGAAGCTtgctttgaatttgagactGTAAAAAGCAGCCAAAAAATGTATGCCGTAAAATGTATAGTGTCTGGTTGTAAGTGGAGAATCTGGACATCAAAGATTAAGAATGATTCACAAGCATTCTCCGTTCGGACATATTGCAATACACACACTTGTGGTTTGACAGGGAGACGCACGAGAATCTGCGGAGCGAGTTCCGCTGTTGTTCGTGATATGTTGGTGGATAATTTTTAA
- the LOC140986356 gene encoding large ribosomal subunit protein bL12c-like, translating into MAFTLSSVNLRYPSYPKPSAAASLSSSICFSRNISELSAKTYRKLHNNRATVLRSVSAVDAPEKIIELGDQISNLTLADAQKLIEYLQDKLGVSAASFAPVAAASAAPTAEAAPVVEEKTEFDVVIEDVPSNARIATIKVVRALTNLALKEAKDLIEGLPKKFKEGISKEEAEEAKKQLEVAGAKIAIV; encoded by the coding sequence ATGGCTTTTACGCTATCTTCAGTTAACCTGCGCTACCCCTCTTATCCTAAACCCTCCGCCGCAGCTTCACTGAGCTCCTCCATCTGCTTTTCCCGAAACATCTCCGAATTATCAGCCAAAACCTATCGCAAACTCCACAACAACCGTGCCACGGTCCTCCGCTCTGTCTCGGCCGTCGACGCTCCCGAGAAAATCATCGAGCTAGGTGACCAGATCTCGAACCTAACCTTAGCAGACGCACAGAAGCTTATCGAGTACCTCCAGGACAAGCTAGGCGTATCCGCCGCGTCCTTCGCCCCGGTGGCAGCCGCGTCCGCTGCGCCGACGGCGGAGGCGGCTCCGGTGGTGGAGGAGAAGACGGAGTTCGACGTGGTGATCGAGGATGTCCCAAGCAACGCCCGAATCGCGACGATTAAGGTGGTTAGGGCTTTGACGAACCTGGCGTTGAAGGAAGCGAAGGATTTGATCGAAGGATTGCCGAAGAAATTCAAGGAAGGAATCTCCAAGGAGGAGGCTGAGGAAGCGAAGAAGCAGCTCGAAGTGGCCGGCGCCAAGATAGCCATCGTTTGA
- the LOC140986705 gene encoding isocitrate dehydrogenase [NADP]-like isoform X2: MIVASGTLSSPSFLAFKNRRILPNPRLSYGMSFKDPRALFTRLPNASARCFSAAPDGVSKIQVRNPIVEMDGDEMTRVIWKTIKDKLIFPYLELDIKYFDLGILNRDATDDKVTLESAEAALKYNVAVKCATITPDETRVKEFGLKDMWRSPNGTIRNIINGTVFREPILCQNIPRIVHGWKKPICIGRHAFGDQYRATDTVIRGPGKLKMVFVPENGDGPLELDVHDFKGPGVALSMFNVDESVRAFAESSFVMAFGKKWPLYLSTKNTILKKYDGRFKDIFQEVYEEKWKEKFEEHSIWYEHRLIDDMVAYAMKSEGGYVWACKNYDGDVQSDLLAQGFGSLGLMTSVLLSGDGKTLEAEAAHGTVTRHFRLHQKGQETSTNSIASIFAWTRGLEHRANLDGNEKLLDFAHKLEAACIETVESGKMTKDLAILTHGPKVSRDMYLNTEEFIDAVAQSLYSKLHATL; encoded by the exons ATGATCGTGGCATCTGGAACTCTATCGTCTCCGTCATTTCTCGCTTTCAAAAACCGCCGCATCCTTCCGAATCCGAGACTTTCGTACGGAATGTCGTTCAAGGACCCCCGCGCTCTCTTCACTCGCCTCCCGAACGCCTCAGCTCGCTGTTTTTCGGCCGCTCCGGACGGTGTCAGTAAAATCCAAGTTCGGAACCCTATCGTTGAAATGGACG GCGATGAGATGACGCGAGTCATATGGAAAACGATCAAAGACAAG TTGATATTTCCGTACCTGGAACTGGACATAAAGTATTTCGATTTAGGTATATTGAATCGTGATGCAACCGATGACAAAGTTACTTTGGAGAGTGCGGAAGCTGCTCTTAA GTATAATGTTGCTGTAAAATGTGCTACAATCACTCCAG ATGAGACAAGAGTCAAGGAATTTGGACTAAAAGATATGTGGAGAAGTCCCAATGGCACAATCAGAAATATAATAAATG GAACCGTTTTTCGCGAGCCTATTTTGTGccaaaacattcctagaattgtTCATG GTTGgaaaaaacccatttgtatcggTAGACATGCCTTTGGTGATCAATATCGTGCTACTGACACAGTCATTAGAGGACCTGGAAAGCTTAAAATGGTTTTTG TGCCAGAAAACGGTGATGGACCACTAGAACTGGATGTGCATGACTTCAAAGGTCCCGGAGTTGCCCTTTCTATGTTTAATGTCGACGAG TCTGTTCGAGCATTTGCTGAATCATCATTTGTGATGGCTTTTGGGAAAAAATGGCCTCTATACTTGAGTACAAAAAATACCATTCTTAAGAAGTATGATGGCAG GTTCAAGGACATATTTCAGGAGGTATATGAAGAAAAGTGGAAGGAAAAATTTGAAGAGCATTCGATATG GTATGAACACCGATTGATTGATGACATGGTGGCTTATGCAATGAAGAGTGAAGGTGGATATGTTTGGGCTTGTAAAAATTATGACGGAGATGTCCAAAGTGATTTACTTGCCCAAG GATTTGGGTCATTAGGACTCATGACTTCCGTTTTG CTATCTGGTGATGGTAAAACTTTAGAAGCAGAGGCTGCTCATGGGACGGTGACCCGGCATTTTAGGTTGCATCAAAAGGGTCAAGAAACCAGCACAAATAGTATTGCATCCATATTTGCCTGGACACGAGGCTTAGAACATCG TGCCAACCTCGATGGCAATGAGAAGCTGTTAGATTTCGCTCACAAGTTAGAAGCAGCATGCATCGAGACGGTGGAATCTGGAAAGATGACTAAAGATCTCGCCATTTTGACGCATGGACCAAA GGTGTCGAGAGACATGTACTTGAACACCGAAGAATTCATTGATGCTGTCGCACAAAGTCTTTACTCAAAGCTTCATGCGACG CTTTGA
- the LOC140986705 gene encoding isocitrate dehydrogenase [NADP]-like isoform X1, with amino-acid sequence MIVASGTLSSPSFLAFKNRRILPNPRLSYGMSFKDPRALFTRLPNASARCFSAAPDGVSKIQVRNPIVEMDGDEMTRVIWKTIKDKLIFPYLELDIKYFDLGILNRDATDDKVTLESAEAALKYNVAVKCATITPDETRVKEFGLKDMWRSPNGTIRNIINGTVFREPILCQNIPRIVHGWKKPICIGRHAFGDQYRATDTVIRGPGKLKMVFVPENGDGPLELDVHDFKGPGVALSMFNVDESVRAFAESSFVMAFGKKWPLYLSTKNTILKKYDGRFKDIFQEVYEEKWKEKFEEHSIWYEHRLIDDMVAYAMKSEGGYVWACKNYDGDVQSDLLAQGFGSLGLMTSVLLSGDGKTLEAEAAHGTVTRHFRLHQKGQETSTNSIASIFAWTRGLEHRANLDGNEKLLDFAHKLEAACIETVESGKMTKDLAILTHGPKVSRDMYLNTEEFIDAVAQSLYSKLHATVPV; translated from the exons ATGATCGTGGCATCTGGAACTCTATCGTCTCCGTCATTTCTCGCTTTCAAAAACCGCCGCATCCTTCCGAATCCGAGACTTTCGTACGGAATGTCGTTCAAGGACCCCCGCGCTCTCTTCACTCGCCTCCCGAACGCCTCAGCTCGCTGTTTTTCGGCCGCTCCGGACGGTGTCAGTAAAATCCAAGTTCGGAACCCTATCGTTGAAATGGACG GCGATGAGATGACGCGAGTCATATGGAAAACGATCAAAGACAAG TTGATATTTCCGTACCTGGAACTGGACATAAAGTATTTCGATTTAGGTATATTGAATCGTGATGCAACCGATGACAAAGTTACTTTGGAGAGTGCGGAAGCTGCTCTTAA GTATAATGTTGCTGTAAAATGTGCTACAATCACTCCAG ATGAGACAAGAGTCAAGGAATTTGGACTAAAAGATATGTGGAGAAGTCCCAATGGCACAATCAGAAATATAATAAATG GAACCGTTTTTCGCGAGCCTATTTTGTGccaaaacattcctagaattgtTCATG GTTGgaaaaaacccatttgtatcggTAGACATGCCTTTGGTGATCAATATCGTGCTACTGACACAGTCATTAGAGGACCTGGAAAGCTTAAAATGGTTTTTG TGCCAGAAAACGGTGATGGACCACTAGAACTGGATGTGCATGACTTCAAAGGTCCCGGAGTTGCCCTTTCTATGTTTAATGTCGACGAG TCTGTTCGAGCATTTGCTGAATCATCATTTGTGATGGCTTTTGGGAAAAAATGGCCTCTATACTTGAGTACAAAAAATACCATTCTTAAGAAGTATGATGGCAG GTTCAAGGACATATTTCAGGAGGTATATGAAGAAAAGTGGAAGGAAAAATTTGAAGAGCATTCGATATG GTATGAACACCGATTGATTGATGACATGGTGGCTTATGCAATGAAGAGTGAAGGTGGATATGTTTGGGCTTGTAAAAATTATGACGGAGATGTCCAAAGTGATTTACTTGCCCAAG GATTTGGGTCATTAGGACTCATGACTTCCGTTTTG CTATCTGGTGATGGTAAAACTTTAGAAGCAGAGGCTGCTCATGGGACGGTGACCCGGCATTTTAGGTTGCATCAAAAGGGTCAAGAAACCAGCACAAATAGTATTGCATCCATATTTGCCTGGACACGAGGCTTAGAACATCG TGCCAACCTCGATGGCAATGAGAAGCTGTTAGATTTCGCTCACAAGTTAGAAGCAGCATGCATCGAGACGGTGGAATCTGGAAAGATGACTAAAGATCTCGCCATTTTGACGCATGGACCAAA GGTGTCGAGAGACATGTACTTGAACACCGAAGAATTCATTGATGCTGTCGCACAAAGTCTTTACTCAAAGCTTCATGCGACGGTGCCCGTTTAA
- the LOC140987019 gene encoding sirohydrochlorin ferrochelatase, chloroplastic-like isoform X1 yields MEAAAAPALVFPSEIGGGPIRAIRGFLNPLKREKLRSGLCLATANGGFRKALNGVAEGDGVIIVDHGSRRDESNLMLNEFVDIFRERTKYPIVEPAHMELAEPSIKDAFDLCVQQGAKRVIVSPFFLSPGRHWNRDIPSLTAEAAKEHPGVSYIVTAPLGLHELLVDVLNDRISHCLSHVAGVAEECRVCAGTGKCRLYN; encoded by the exons ATGGAAGCAGCAGCAGCTCCTGCGCTCGTTTTCCCGAG TGAAATTGGGGGAGGCCCGATTAGGGCAATTCGTGGTTTTTTAAATCCATTGAAAAGAGAGAAATTACGGTCGGGATTATGTTTGGCCACTGCAAATGGTGGCTTCAGGAAGGCGCTGAATGGGGTTGCTGAAGGTGATGGAGTGATAATTGTTGATCATGGCTCGCGTCGTGATGAATCCAATCTTATGCTAA ATGAGTTCGTGGATATATTCAGAGAGAGAACCAAATATCCAATCGTGGAGCCTGCTCACAtg GAACTTGCTGAGCCGTCTATCAAAGATGCCTTTGATTTATGTGTTCAACAAGGAGCGAAACGTGTTATAGTGAGTCCATTTTTCTTGTCTCCTGGAAGGCACTGGAACAGG GATATTCCATCTCTAACGGCGGAAGCTGCAAAGGAGCATCCAGGGGTATCATACATCGTTACTGCTCCACTTGGTCTCCACGAACTGCTTGTG GATGTCTTAAATGACAGAATAAGCCATTGCTTGAGCCATGTTGCTGGTGTCGCAGAAGAGTGCCGGGTTTGTGCTGGAACAGGAAAATGCCGGTTGTATAATTAG
- the LOC140987019 gene encoding sirohydrochlorin ferrochelatase, chloroplastic-like isoform X2, giving the protein MEAAAAPALVFPRKALNGVAEGDGVIIVDHGSRRDESNLMLNEFVDIFRERTKYPIVEPAHMELAEPSIKDAFDLCVQQGAKRVIVSPFFLSPGRHWNRDIPSLTAEAAKEHPGVSYIVTAPLGLHELLVDVLNDRISHCLSHVAGVAEECRVCAGTGKCRLYN; this is encoded by the exons ATGGAAGCAGCAGCAGCTCCTGCGCTCGTTTTCCCGAG GAAGGCGCTGAATGGGGTTGCTGAAGGTGATGGAGTGATAATTGTTGATCATGGCTCGCGTCGTGATGAATCCAATCTTATGCTAA ATGAGTTCGTGGATATATTCAGAGAGAGAACCAAATATCCAATCGTGGAGCCTGCTCACAtg GAACTTGCTGAGCCGTCTATCAAAGATGCCTTTGATTTATGTGTTCAACAAGGAGCGAAACGTGTTATAGTGAGTCCATTTTTCTTGTCTCCTGGAAGGCACTGGAACAGG GATATTCCATCTCTAACGGCGGAAGCTGCAAAGGAGCATCCAGGGGTATCATACATCGTTACTGCTCCACTTGGTCTCCACGAACTGCTTGTG GATGTCTTAAATGACAGAATAAGCCATTGCTTGAGCCATGTTGCTGGTGTCGCAGAAGAGTGCCGGGTTTGTGCTGGAACAGGAAAATGCCGGTTGTATAATTAG